Below is a genomic region from Nymphalis io chromosome 16, ilAglIoxx1.1, whole genome shotgun sequence.
CTTCTTCTGCTATTTTCACTGATGGAAATGTTACAAAAGCTTGACCTTTCATTCTGCCTTCTTGCATGACTCTCACATCAAAACCTAATTGCTCTTCTTCAGGTATATGTTGTAGATAACGTTTATATATCCTTTTGACATCTTGCTCTGTTACAGTTTTAGCTAAATTCTTTATATACAATCTCATTGATGGTTCTCCCGGATGATAGTTTTTAAATACAGGAAGAATTTTCATATCACTATTAGATATTCTATTTGCCAATATTTCTTGCTTAGTAATAGGTGGTTGCTCATGCTCTTCTGCTATTTGCTGGACATCAGAAGGTTGGTCTTCTTTTTGAAATTTACCAAGCTCGCCAACAACCTCTGGTTCATTTTCACATTGTTTTTGTAGAGCATCTTGGGATACTACTAGGGATATTTTTTTAGCTTCTATTACTGGAGTAACAACATCAAAAACTTCTTCCTGATTTAGCTTCACTGTTTTCTGTTTTGGTAATAAAGCTGTTGATAGAACTGCTGCAGGTCGTTTCCTTGTTTTTGGCAAGGTATGTTTCCTCTTTGTCATTGATGGTAACAATTGTTTTGGTATTTCATCATCACTTGAAATTTCAGATTCAGGATCACTTGGTTCCGAAGGAGGTAGTATCGACATTTCCTCTATGAAATAATCTCTAAAGTTTtctttgaaaaaattaatggcagtttcattttctttaaaagGAGTTTTAAGTGACATCTTGTTCATGAGATGAAGAGTTTGAGTATAAAAAGGTTTGTGAACAAATAgttcatacataatattaacgaTTATTTGTGGGCTTACTTTAGGGTATGAATACCGTAAATGTACTGGTGGTGGTTGGTAAAAGTCGAGTGATGGGTTCCAAGCATTGATAATTCGTAAGAActctttaatttgatttgtgATGGTTGAGTTAGTATCATCTTTTCTTTTAGTTTCAGTAACTGGTTCTTTCTCAAAAGAATATTCTACCACAAGGCGTCGTTGTGCAATTTCCAGCATGTGCAATCGTTGCAAACATGATTTTGCTTTTTCAACAGTAGAGAAAGATGCGAATATATAATTTCGTTTCTTTACTTTTTCCCAAATTTTTATAGCACCAAAATGTTTTAGTAACTTTTCCTTGTCTTCAAAAGACAATCCTTCTGGAAGATGTCTTATTATGAGTACTTTAGACATGTTTTTCCTCTTCCTAATCCTCCTTTGAttgcaaattaattaaactttccaGATAATTGACGACCGTTCGGCTTGCAGCATACATCAGTTAACAGTTTGTTTATGtaacaattatttgaaaaatcgaTAATAATGACACAATTTCGCatttgcaattaaaaaatatcaaagatttATGACAGTATTATAAAGAATGAAAGATAACAAATGTATCCTAACGAATGAAATACTtatcaataaacaaaactaagtaCCTAGCAATTCCAGTTTTAAATACATCTGCATAAATgcgtttaattgaaaataaaataagttgattttatttttgttgctaaaattatttttaaacgtcaACGTCAAGGAATGTAATGTCAATGTCAAGGagtagttaaaataattataaaataatattcagttTCACTTGCATGTCGAAAGTGGACTATTGTTATCTCAATATGAattagaatgaaaaaaaaagaagaacttGAAAACTTATGTATTCTGCAACTAATTGACATACGTTAAAATAACTATGTCTGAACAAAACTCAAAAAAGGAAGTGAAGATTGTTGTTTTAGGAGATATTGGTAGAAGTCCACGGATGCAATATCATGCGTTATCTCTCGCCGCTTGCGGATTTGATGTGAATATAATTGGTTACGTAGAAACAAAACCTCTTTCAAATATCCAAGAGAATCCTCAAATTACTGTTACTAAACTTCATCCTTTAAAAATAGAATGGGCGCCAAAATTGATACAGTATTTCATAAAAGCTTTATGGCAAGCAATTAGTTTGCTATTAACGTTATTTATAACTGGTAAATGTAGCTATTTACTATGTCAGAACCCACCAGCTGTGCCTACACTACCTATATGTAGATTTTATTGCTTAGTAACCCATACAAAATTTGTTATCGACTGGCATAATTATGCGTTTTCTATAATGGCTCTTTCACTTAGCTGTAACCATCCCATTCTAAAGGTTTCAACTTTTATAGAAAGGTACTTTGGTCAGTCATCAGATAGTAATTTATGTGTAACATATGCTATGAAACAgcatttattagaaaatttcaatattatgtaagtattattttcccattttttaataataatattggtaaaatgaataagtatgaaataaattatattttagggcAACAGTTCTTTATGATAGACCACCTAACATTTTTAAACCTATAactgtaaaagaaaaacatgATTGGTTTGTTAAAATAGGGTCTCaatataaagaatttataaCATCAAGAAAAGATGCACCTCCTGATATTTCTCAAAGTGATACAAGGTACACAGCATTCACTGAGGTAGAGAGAAATGTagtaaaactaaaaaacaaTAGACCTGGCCTATTATTTAGCAGCACTAGTTGGACTGCAGATGAGGATTTCAGTATCCTAATGGAAGCATTACAAggtgaagtattttttttaattttaggaaatGGTGAGAAAATTACCCGACTAATGGTAATTGAACACTTTCAACAATAGTCACTGGCCCGATAAAAAGCATAAAAAGtactgaaattacactggctcatttaccctttaaatttattatttcttaagtcTAATAAGGACTTCTTTTTAGTTTATGAGACATCATATGATCTTGTAAAAAATTTGCCAAGATTAATTTGTGTGATAACTGGCAAGGGTCCTATGAAAGACTATTACAAAGAGCAAATATCTTATCGGAAGTGGCAGCATGTGACTGTGATAACGCCCTGGCTTGAAGCTTGTGATTACCCCACCATGGTAGCAAGTGTAGATCTTGGAGTTTGCCTTCACACCAGTTCCTCTGGTTTAGATTTACCCATGAAAGTAGTGGATATGTTTGGTGCTGGGCTGCCCGTTTGTGCTTATGACTTTAAATGGTATGTATCccctttttataaaattaaactgacAAAACGCTTGACCTAGATTAACCATTAACAAGAAGTTATAAAGATATTTGGAAGTGCCCTTTGTTGTATGGAATACTGTCTATAGGATTGGGAAACAAATGTATGtttcattcaattataaaatactattatctGTCGTCATGTGAGGACAGCGTGTATGTCCAGGGGTACAGCCCCCTGATAATGTGTACGCAAATTTTCATGATGGtcagttgaatagttaagaatATGAAAGCATGATAAATacactttcacatttaattaaggatttttttaagtaattgtgctacaaaacataaaattatctgAATCATAggtctatttttataatgattgaaCATTTTGTCAGATTTGCTTtgtaaagaaattatataaactttgtaGATTATTTTTTGTCTTAGTATTggattattacaatttatttttaatttcagtctTAATGAGCTAGTTCAAAATGGTGAAAATGGTTATACATTCAAAACTAGTGATGAACTAtcaaaacaaattgttttatgGTTTCAAGATTTTCCAAATAATGTCAAACAAAATAAAGCAGCTGATAAAATGAGGGAAAACCTAAAGAAATTCCAGGAATCAAGATGGGAAGACAATTGGAATTTGAGAGCTAAAAAATTATTTGagtgatattgtattataatttaaatatgatttaaatgaataaataatattttatgaataattttctataataaacaatgttaaataaaaaaaaaatatgttttatttggaaattatatttacaaaaatagtaTTTCCCGCACACACTAGAACTTACACTAAGAGTCTTTCTATCTCTTGTTGTATAGTTTGAATTTGTGGTTTGAGTTGCGAGCCCTCATTAATAGTTATGGAGCAAGCAACAATAGGCCTAGAAACACCACAGGCCCGACCTAAAGCTTGCTTAGACCTTACAAACACATAAGGTACATTCTTGTCTTCACACAGAATTGGAATGTGGAGCACAATCTCCAATGGTTCAGCATCTGCTGCCATAATGATGAATTCAGATAGACCTCTGTTCAATGTCTTAGTCGCCTCATTAGCTCCTTTTCGAAGTTGCTTGTAGTTAGCAGCTTGTTGAACGAGGTTC
It encodes:
- the LOC126774315 gene encoding RNA-binding region-containing protein 3-like — encoded protein: MSKVLIIRHLPEGLSFEDKEKLLKHFGAIKIWEKVKKRNYIFASFSTVEKAKSCLQRLHMLEIAQRRLVVEYSFEKEPVTETKRKDDTNSTITNQIKEFLRIINAWNPSLDFYQPPPVHLRYSYPKVSPQIIVNIMYELFVHKPFYTQTLHLMNKMSLKTPFKENETAINFFKENFRDYFIEEMSILPPSEPSDPESEISSDDEIPKQLLPSMTKRKHTLPKTRKRPAAVLSTALLPKQKTVKLNQEEVFDVVTPVIEAKKISLVVSQDALQKQCENEPEVVGELGKFQKEDQPSDVQQIAEEHEQPPITKQEILANRISNSDMKILPVFKNYHPGEPSMRLYIKNLAKTVTEQDVKRIYKRYLQHIPEEEQLGFDVRVMQEGRMKGQAFVTFPSVKIAEEALNETNGYLLKEKPMVVQFARAATKKTIE
- the LOC126774313 gene encoding chitobiosyldiphosphodolichol beta-mannosyltransferase, which produces MSEQNSKKEVKIVVLGDIGRSPRMQYHALSLAACGFDVNIIGYVETKPLSNIQENPQITVTKLHPLKIEWAPKLIQYFIKALWQAISLLLTLFITGKCSYLLCQNPPAVPTLPICRFYCLVTHTKFVIDWHNYAFSIMALSLSCNHPILKVSTFIERYFGQSSDSNLCVTYAMKQHLLENFNIMATVLYDRPPNIFKPITVKEKHDWFVKIGSQYKEFITSRKDAPPDISQSDTRYTAFTEVERNVVKLKNNRPGLLFSSTSWTADEDFSILMEALQVYETSYDLVKNLPRLICVITGKGPMKDYYKEQISYRKWQHVTVITPWLEACDYPTMVASVDLGVCLHTSSSGLDLPMKVVDMFGAGLPVCAYDFKCLNELVQNGENGYTFKTSDELSKQIVLWFQDFPNNVKQNKAADKMRENLKKFQESRWEDNWNLRAKKLFE
- the LOC126774355 gene encoding NHP2-like protein 1, encoding MAESEASVNPKAYPLADAALTAKILNLVQQAANYKQLRKGANEATKTLNRGLSEFIIMAADAEPLEIVLHIPILCEDKNVPYVFVRSKQALGRACGVSRPIVACSITINEGSQLKPQIQTIQQEIERLLV